ACCACAAGTTTCCTCATCTACAAATCTACTGCTATCATTACGAAAACATGTTGCAAGATTTAGCACAGAAACGTGTTTCACGAAAATGACCGCTATGGGAAAGTGAGTTCTGTAGGGTCAGCACTAAAAAGTGTTTTTCCCCCagaatatttgcatttatgtaaTAGGGCAAAAGGTTACAATACTTTTTcacttattttgtatttctttgaaGATATGAGTGGCTTCTTTAGTAAGAAATGTATGTTAGACAACATTATGTGACAATTTCAGTAAAACAATTGAATGTTgttgaaacaagtctcttataATCATcggggctgcatttatttgaacagaacTACAGTAACTgtaatactaaatattaattttatatattagttaacaattcaaataactgttctctattttaatagatttaaaaaaagtaatttattccagAGCAGGCAAAGCTAAACTTGCcattaatgtaaaaaacagttttgctaCTTAACGTTTTAGAAagtttaaacagcatttatttgaattgttattttttttgtaacaacctaaaagtcttaactgtcacttcaggtcaatttaatgcatccttgctaaataaagtaactatttcttaaaaaaaaaatcttactgactacaaacttttgaatggaattgtAAGTTTACATAATTGAATACAGTTGTACCTCAGATACCGCCTTGCGTGTTCATTTTTATGCCCAACCATGAGATAGTAACAACCAACAGCAAACCACGAaacttaaaagaaagaaattatgagAAAGCAATCACATAAAACTTAGCTGAAACTTGTGTTATGAAAGAGAATCTAACTCACTGGATTGCTGGGATACAAATCCACCAGTTTATGAGAAAGGTAAAACAACTCTAAAAAGACAACAGATGATAAATGTTATGATTCCACATTAAAAGTCGACatttaaattaaagctgaaatcaaTATTTAGTCTCATACCATTTGCTTTGCTTAGCTCAACAAGGGTTCCTATGTGCACTGGCAAACAGTTAGCATGAAACGGGTCTTTCACCATAACCCTATATTTGAAACAACATCAGAGGATTTCAAACGCTGCCTAAATGTCAAACCAAACATTAGGTTTTGCAGACTTACATTGAGGTAAGAGAGTAGCACATTTTAAAGTCACAGTTGTAATAATGTCGCTCTGCGAGGGAGACGACAACGTCCAAGTTGTCCTGGAGACCGTTGACTATTTCTGGGACGACCATCTCGCTAGGTTTGTTATACTGCAAAAGGAGAGTTGCTGATTAGCTCTTCAGTGAGCACTTCAAAACCATTGACTGAATAAACAGGTACTTCAAATTCTCATAGTAATTTGTGCACGTTCCTTTTTTAAACTGAAGAATAAACACAACAATATCAGGATAAATAATGAACAGCATCTGATCCACATGATGACGTGAATGTTCAATCAAAGCTTTTTCATATGTAAATCATAGCAAACCATCTTTGGTACACAAATCTTTTACTTCTTTTGTCCTAATTTAACCTTACAAGAGTTTCGATAGAAAAAAGGCCTTCTTAccttctttaatttattttcaaaaaggaAATGCAGCAATTCCACCTCCTCTTCTGTACATTGTTGACTTAAGGGCAGAGAATCTAAGAAATCTTTctctacaacaaaataatattttatgaatctaaaagcatttatatacatacatacatacatacacacacacatatatgtatatacatatatatatatatatatattatattatatatatttttttttttttttggggggggtccACTAATAATGTTAGTTAAGCTGTAAGCAATTTTATGTACAAAAACAGAGAATTTCAAAAACTGAATGATAGTATTATAAAGAGCTTCTCTCACCCTCTTGGGCGGTCAGCATGTGATGGGACGTCAAAAGGTCAAAGGCTTCAAAGCAGTAGACGTCCAGTTTCAAGGCCTCTTTGTAGCTAGACATGGCTAGGGGTCTGTTGTCCATGGCATCATAGATCTTCCCCCGCAGGAGACAGATGGAACTATTGATCTGAGAGAAAAGGCCATAGGGAGTAAAAGATCCAGTCAAACTGTTATGCCATTCAAATACCAAGTTTATTTCTAAAGACCAACTAGACTCATTCATTCAGGTACAGtgtaaatatcaaaaataaaacataataaacaatCAATTAACAAGAAAATGTTCcagaaatcaaaaagaaaaaaacaaagtagttttgaacctaaaaaataaataaaagagttatGCTCACTGAGGCAGGAGACATTTCCCATTCCTTTACGGTTACTCTTGAGCCACTATCCTCCTTTACATTCTTctccaatatttttttactgGCTGCTTCCTCCATGTCCAGAATGTCTAGAGCTTGTTGGTATTCTTTGGCAGCATACTGCAGATTACAAAAAGATTTAATAGTACAAACAATGATTATTTCCTTATTTAGGTTTTCAGAAAAATTGGTCCGCCAgtcataaaattttataaatgctCCAGCCATTTATCAAATATTTAGGCTAGTCTGATTAGTTCACAGACACCaagacacttatttatttatatttacataattaaatccATTTGACAAATTTTCccacaaaaaaggcaaaaaatatatattgtatataatgcatttatatgcaatatcacaatattttattttatataatgcataaaattaaaacgTTCATGACATTAATGTAATTACTCACGTGACATCTTGCAGCTAGATACTGACAGGCTCCGTACAACTgagaaacaaaaaccaaaaacgaAGTTATAAATAACAAGCACTGTATACAAATTCATTACCTCCCTTGAACACAATGATTTCTTTACTCCATTCTACTGCACTAATGCACTTCCAACATTTCAGCATGGAAATACATTTGTGTCCATTCATTTATGGGGTTAGGTTTTTGAAGGACTGCAACTCGGAGACTTAAGAATATCTGTTACTACTGAAATGACTTTCATCCATCGATAGCTCTTACCTTGTCAAGTTTGCGAGATCTGAGCGCATGAGAAGCTCTGTGATACTGTGCTGTCAAATAAAGGCACTGTGCTAACCAATAAATGTCTTGAGGATCCTCTATAAGAGATTAAACGGTCTGGGGTTAGTCCAGTATGCTATTAAGAGTCAAGGTAACTTAATTAACACAGAATATGAATTTTATCTAAGACTTGCACTGCTGTTTGACAGTATTCAGTGTTCAGGAGGATGAAGATACTTACCATGTGATAAAGATGCTACTTTGTCAGCCCAGAACAGAGCACTTTGATACTGCTGCTATAAAACAGAAGATAAAACTTGACTTTATTTAGCGATCAAAAGCTGCAGAAGATCATTTAGCCACACTAGTGCAGTCTGACGTGCACGCGCCCTCATAGAGGTTATATTACCTATTTATTTCTGAAAAGAAAATAGCCCTAAACAACATGATGTCATATCTATTAATAACCAataattatgttatataaaaataaattaagaagcTTTCAAACCTGTTAGCATGAGAGTCAGCTGGCTAGCTTCAAAAATACACCCAGGTGCACCGAGTTTAATGTATTAGCTCTACCTTTTTCGTtttctataatattctgattACGTAGTATCATATAAACAGCTTTATAAAATCTCATTTGAGGTACAAATTAAAGCTACAGTCTTAATGCTACATATACCGCTTCTTCTTACCTGATCGATGTAGTGTCTCACTCTTTTACGAAGCCTGTCAAGATTCATGGCGATTGTACTGTTTGTCAAATACAAAAAACTGTCATTCTTATCAAACGCAATAGAGTGAAAATTAGTTTAAGACTGATCCTCTGTGTGTAGATTGAAGCCCGCGGTTAGCATAGAACGTGTGTTACATTGATAACACTCCGTACAGTCAGAAACACGGGTTTTGTGAAGTTccgtcattttttgttttattatctgtatATGGATTGGAAGTAACAAcgaaaaatgcagcaaaaaatgcacatttcagtgaaaatacatgttttttttttttttacacacttagaacatatacataaacacacgtaataaaaatgcagcaatacataaatacacaagcTCTCAAACGTGAACGTGAAGCCTCTTTGGATTTTAAACACATTGCCGCTCTCTCGTGGTACACAGCTAAATTGCATTGCAAGTTCCTTTCCGccattaaagtaatagttcacacaaaataaaaattctgtcatcgtttactcacccgtATGCTGTTCCTGATACTTTTTTGAGGATTGAGAATATCAGGCAGATGACAGCCTAAAAActcatgttccacagaagtcgaaaactgttttaaatacacTAAATTAGGTGATATAATCAGTTATTTTACTGTTGGACTGCttctattcattaaaacaaaagatcAGCCCGTGAAACTGAACTTTCAGAAGAACTGAAGAATTACAAAAGCTTCAAAAGGTTATAATATTATTGGCAGAGGCAGAGCTTTATATCTCCCTAAACACATTAAGTTCAGCTGAACAGAATGGATGAAAGAAACACTGGGCACAATCCAGGCCTAACTgagcaagagaaaaaaagagggaagATGTCATATGGGTGACCAAGAGGCCAGCTACACTACGGACCACGATGCAGAGCATTTTGGCTGACATCAATATTCTCAGCACTGCAGATTTGGCTCTCTTTGACAAGAAGGAAACCACTTCTGAAAGAGATGAACATTACATCATGCCTGAATTTTGCTAGAAGCCTTGTGACAAacctgaaagcttttttttttaataaccgtGCTCTCAGGACTCTAAAATTAACCCGAGTGTCCTGAATGTTTGGTGCAAACCAAATATAACTGCCGCCCTACCTTCATGCTTCAGGGTTGCTTTTCAGTGATTTATGAAGGGAGATATTAATATTCTGTACTAATAATTTTGATTCGGAAGCATGATGGGAgaatgtttcattgtgaaagcttGCAAAGCCTCTTGTTGTCCTAGCATAGATGCCCTGTTAAAAAATAACAGGGCTGTTAGAGATTGAGAAGAACATAAAGGGCAATAATTTATTCCTTAACATAAATctggtaaacaaaaaaaaaaaaagagtaacacTGAACCGTGCTGTTACAAGTTCTGCAACAGGGCAGATGACACGTTTGAGCTAAAATCACACAAGAACATGGTATGGAGGCATCTTGTTTTGACCACGCCTTTCTTTCATATGTctcatatttcatataataaaacattactgatAATACATTTCTCTCTGTACATACTGCTGCAGTAGATACAGTATTTTACAACTGTAACAATAGTGCTGGTGTTGTGTGCCGCATGCTGTCCTGCCCATGAATGTCTGGCTTAAAATGCGGATATGATCAGCATCACGTCCTGCATGAGATACACACCCAGACAGATGAGTACATAATCTAAAACGAAACCGGAGAGACTGACTATTCCATAATTCAGACCGTGAGGAGTGGGTAGGCAATGAGGACTCGGCCCTACAGAGTGACACTGATTGCTATGGAGATGAGGTACAAGGTTCAAAGTTATCCACCCAAAATCTCCAAGGGTTTCGGGCTAGAATTGAGTCGCCAGTGCAAATATAGTTGGCCATGTGCATTTGATGACTCTTGAGTTTCGC
This genomic stretch from Cyprinus carpio isolate SPL01 chromosome B9, ASM1834038v1, whole genome shotgun sequence harbors:
- the cdc16 gene encoding cell division cycle protein 16 homolog isoform X1, whose protein sequence is MNLDRLRKRVRHYIDQQQYQSALFWADKVASLSHEDPQDIYWLAQCLYLTAQYHRASHALRSRKLDKLYGACQYLAARCHYAAKEYQQALDILDMEEAASKKILEKNVKEDSGSRVTVKEWEMSPASINSSICLLRGKIYDAMDNRPLAMSSYKEALKLDVYCFEAFDLLTSHHMLTAQEEKDFLDSLPLSQQCTEEEVELLHFLFENKLKKYNKPSEMVVPEIVNGLQDNLDVVVSLAERHYYNCDFKMCYSLTSMVMVKDPFHANCLPVHIGTLVELSKANELFYLSHKLVDLYPSNPVSWFAVGCYYLMVGHKNEHARRYLSKATTLERTYGPAWIAYGHSFAVESEHDQAMAAYFTAAQLMKGCHLPMLYIGLEYGLTNNPKLAERFFSQALSIAPEDPFVIHEVAVVAFQNGDYKTAEKLFLDAMDKIKAIGNEVTVDKWEPLLNNLGHVCRKLKKYEQALEYHRQALVLIPQNASTYSAIGYVHSLMGDFESAIDYFHTALGLKRDDTFSVTMLGHCIEMYISDSDAYIGTDIKEKVRKTLSTPALMKMLNTSADGNESRAQPVEEVNVCLETQSFNADKQTDAFQRFLLECDMHESDMMLETSMSDTST